In Providencia zhijiangensis, a single window of DNA contains:
- the cheA gene encoding chemotaxis protein CheA: MDITEFYQTFFDEADELLRDMEQHLLELDPIDPDSEQLNAIFRSAHSIKGGAATFGFTHLQNTTHTLENLLDKARHDELTLTPDIIDVFLDAKDVMVSQLDAYKNDSLPDDETFKRICDVLKSIEHDVSEIGPEEVAAIVNASTKETDDAVDDNVVDDDAATDEPSSETAMQTHAALTNNEFSHYFIITLNGLKSTEVDVLADELGLFGSLFGSEKSDSSLKAWLGTNTDIDDICGVLCFVVDESQIQHSEISFEECQRATQGSNQKSKVAATLEELEATVEELAAMVETPTEPVELPKVAVAAPTPVTAPTPSSASSSAAAKKAAAAKPKGDSSSIRVAVEKVDQLINLVGELVIIQSMLTQHSQQVDQNEYADLLSSIVQLERNSRALQESVMSIRMMPMDYVFSRFPRMVRDIASKLGKKIELKVEGSSTELDKSLIERIVDPLNHLVRNSLDHGIEKPEVRLANGKPEAGTLTLSAAHQSGNICIEVRDDGAGLNRERILAKARSQGMNVHDGMTNDEVAMLIMAPGFSTAEVVTDVSGRGVGMDVVKRNIQDMGGRIQIGFTEGKGTIIRILLPLTLAILDGMSVKVSDDVFIVPLSAIISTLQPRPEDIYRLAGEEKMLLVRGEYLPLVELHHVFSIENAEPNLANSIALIIQNAGHRFALLVDKLVGQQQVVVKNIESNYRKIPGISAATIMGDGSVSLILDVAELQRMNNNILINKKQPVSQPVMH, from the coding sequence ATGGATATTACCGAGTTTTATCAAACATTTTTCGATGAAGCCGATGAGTTGCTTAGGGATATGGAACAGCATTTGCTTGAGCTTGATCCTATTGACCCAGATAGCGAGCAGCTCAATGCCATATTCCGTAGTGCCCACTCAATTAAAGGTGGGGCGGCAACCTTTGGTTTCACTCATCTGCAAAATACCACACATACCTTAGAAAACTTGCTCGATAAGGCACGTCACGATGAGCTGACATTAACGCCAGATATTATTGACGTTTTCTTAGATGCAAAAGATGTGATGGTGTCCCAATTGGATGCCTATAAAAATGACTCATTACCGGATGATGAGACATTCAAACGCATTTGTGATGTGCTCAAAAGTATTGAACATGATGTCAGCGAGATCGGCCCGGAAGAGGTTGCCGCGATTGTTAACGCGAGTACCAAAGAGACTGACGATGCTGTGGATGACAATGTTGTAGATGACGATGCTGCGACGGATGAGCCTTCCTCAGAAACCGCGATGCAAACTCATGCCGCATTGACAAATAACGAATTCTCTCACTATTTCATCATTACGTTGAACGGTCTGAAATCAACGGAAGTGGATGTATTAGCAGATGAATTAGGCTTATTCGGTAGCTTATTTGGCTCTGAAAAAAGTGATTCCAGCTTAAAAGCGTGGCTAGGAACCAATACGGATATCGACGATATCTGTGGTGTGCTGTGTTTCGTCGTGGATGAGTCTCAAATCCAGCATAGCGAAATCAGTTTTGAAGAGTGCCAGCGTGCAACACAAGGTAGTAACCAGAAAAGTAAAGTTGCTGCAACTCTCGAAGAACTGGAAGCAACGGTGGAAGAGTTGGCGGCAATGGTTGAAACACCAACCGAGCCAGTTGAATTGCCTAAAGTGGCGGTTGCGGCACCGACACCTGTTACAGCGCCAACGCCATCATCTGCATCGTCATCCGCTGCCGCTAAAAAAGCAGCTGCAGCGAAGCCCAAAGGGGATTCAAGCAGTATCCGTGTTGCCGTTGAAAAAGTTGACCAATTGATCAACTTAGTGGGCGAACTGGTGATCATCCAGTCAATGCTAACTCAGCATAGCCAACAAGTTGACCAAAACGAATATGCAGATTTACTCAGTTCTATCGTTCAATTAGAGCGTAACTCACGGGCTCTACAAGAGTCAGTCATGTCTATTCGTATGATGCCGATGGATTATGTCTTCAGTCGCTTCCCACGTATGGTGCGCGATATTGCCTCTAAACTGGGTAAGAAAATCGAACTGAAAGTGGAAGGTAGCTCAACTGAATTAGACAAGAGCCTTATCGAACGCATCGTCGATCCACTCAATCACCTTGTCCGTAACAGTCTCGATCATGGTATTGAAAAACCAGAAGTTCGTTTGGCAAATGGTAAGCCTGAAGCGGGAACATTGACGCTGTCTGCGGCGCATCAAAGCGGCAATATCTGCATCGAAGTACGCGATGATGGAGCCGGGCTAAACCGCGAACGAATTCTGGCTAAAGCTCGCTCTCAAGGCATGAATGTTCACGATGGCATGACCAATGACGAAGTTGCGATGTTGATTATGGCACCGGGCTTCTCAACCGCCGAAGTCGTGACTGATGTATCAGGCCGAGGTGTCGGAATGGACGTGGTTAAACGAAACATTCAAGACATGGGCGGACGCATTCAAATCGGTTTCACGGAAGGTAAAGGCACCATTATTCGCATTTTGCTGCCATTAACCTTAGCCATTCTTGATGGGATGTCAGTCAAAGTCTCTGACGATGTATTTATCGTTCCACTTAGCGCGATTATTAGCACATTACAGCCACGGCCAGAGGATATCTATCGCCTTGCAGGTGAAGAAAAAATGCTGCTCGTTCGCGGTGAATATTTACCACTGGTCGAATTGCATCACGTCTTTTCTATCGAAAACGCCGAACCAAATCTCGCCAATAGTATTGCGCTGATCATCCAAAATGCAGGGCATCGCTTTGCTTTATTGGTTGACAAGCTGGTGGGGCAGCAGCAGGTCGTGGTGAAAAACATCGAAAGTAATTATCGCAAAATTCCGGGAATTTCGGCTGCCACCATCATGGGCGATGGTTCTGTTTCGCTGATTTTAGACGTCGCAGAATTGCAGAGAATGAACAACAACATTTTGATTAATAAGAAACAGCCTGTTTCTCAACCAGTAATGCACTAA
- the cheW gene encoding chemotaxis protein CheW encodes MSMLDDDLNKLEEEKNGEGYLIFTLGEEEYGIEILKVQEIRGYEQVTRIANTPDFIKGVTNLRGVIIPIIDLRIKFSHENVVYNDNTVVIVVNLKDRVVGIVVDGVSDVLVLHEEQIAPPPDFAVTLSTQYLTGLGTVGERMLILVDIEKLLTSEEMALIDNIAE; translated from the coding sequence ATGTCTATGTTAGATGACGATTTAAACAAGCTTGAAGAAGAAAAGAATGGCGAAGGCTACCTCATTTTTACGCTTGGTGAAGAAGAGTACGGAATCGAAATTTTAAAAGTGCAGGAAATTCGTGGTTATGAGCAAGTGACTCGTATCGCGAACACCCCTGACTTTATTAAAGGCGTCACCAACTTGCGTGGCGTCATTATTCCGATCATCGATCTGCGCATTAAGTTTTCCCATGAAAATGTGGTTTACAACGACAACACCGTTGTCATCGTTGTGAACTTAAAAGACCGTGTTGTGGGAATTGTGGTTGATGGTGTTTCTGATGTGCTAGTGCTGCATGAAGAACAAATTGCACCGCCGCCAGATTTCGCGGTGACATTATCCACTCAGTATCTGACCGGGTTAGGAACGGTAGGCGAACGTATGTTGATTCTGGTTGATATTGAAAAATTATTGACCAGTGAAGAGATGGCGTTAATCGACAATATCGCGGAATAA
- a CDS encoding methyl-accepting chemotaxis protein codes for MYSRIKIVSGLLSVIFVFILLQLVSSGLMFTKLGDNSDSINYLNSLQRQRLVLTQSWVNLLQARSDLNRSINAYLLEELSIKDDASAADLIASAKGKFKAADEAYDSYRKLMANAEVDKGLFDNLLKSYEDYRTALTKLSEYAEKGDLNGFYAHRTSGLQAKFEEQFGLYFAEISSDFENEVVNAESNYRQALYLLVILSVLLAVISVISYRYVRKGITEPLNTLIERIKVFASGDLTPKIDTSANNEIGELARGAQHMQQELINTVRGVLDGSETIYQGTTEIAADNNDLSSRTEQQVACLEETSASMSELTATVKQNTEYAHQASEFASQASVIAKEGGKVVSNVVHTMRNIADSSQKISDITAVIDSIAFQTNILALNAAVEAARAGEHGRGFAVVADEVRSLAQRSADAAKEIKGLIEDSVSRTDVGARQAEDAGETMTKIVDSVTRVTDIMTHIATASDEQSKGIAQVSIAVEEMDKVTQQNASLVEQSTVAANVLEEQVAKLSQLISIFRLPAMDQAKVRNAQPAPRTVSNIVKTPDLSKIASKNHKDDDNWETF; via the coding sequence ATGTACAGTCGAATTAAAATCGTATCAGGACTTTTGTCCGTTATTTTTGTATTTATTTTATTGCAGCTGGTATCAAGTGGTTTGATGTTTACCAAACTCGGCGATAACAGCGACAGTATTAATTATTTGAATTCTCTCCAACGCCAAAGACTCGTTCTGACTCAAAGCTGGGTTAACTTATTGCAAGCTCGTTCTGACTTAAACCGTTCTATTAACGCGTATTTATTAGAAGAGTTAAGCATTAAAGATGATGCCTCTGCTGCGGATCTTATTGCTTCAGCAAAAGGTAAATTTAAAGCTGCCGATGAAGCGTATGACAGCTACAGAAAGTTGATGGCAAACGCAGAGGTGGATAAGGGGTTATTTGATAACTTACTGAAATCCTATGAGGATTACCGTACTGCATTAACCAAACTGTCAGAATATGCAGAGAAAGGGGACTTAAACGGTTTCTATGCGCATAGAACGTCAGGACTACAAGCCAAATTTGAAGAGCAATTTGGTCTCTATTTTGCTGAAATTTCTTCAGATTTTGAAAATGAAGTCGTGAATGCAGAATCCAATTACCGCCAAGCTCTGTATTTGCTGGTTATTTTATCGGTACTGTTAGCAGTGATCAGCGTGATTAGCTATCGCTATGTGCGTAAAGGGATCACTGAGCCATTAAATACGCTGATCGAGCGCATTAAAGTGTTCGCTTCAGGGGATTTAACACCAAAAATTGATACTTCAGCGAACAATGAAATTGGTGAACTTGCGCGTGGTGCTCAGCACATGCAACAAGAGCTGATCAATACGGTTCGTGGTGTACTGGATGGTAGTGAAACTATCTATCAAGGTACCACTGAAATCGCAGCGGATAACAATGACTTATCTTCACGTACTGAGCAGCAAGTGGCTTGCTTAGAAGAGACGTCTGCTAGCATGAGTGAGCTGACAGCAACCGTTAAGCAAAACACTGAATATGCTCATCAAGCCAGTGAGTTTGCAAGCCAAGCTTCTGTTATTGCAAAAGAAGGCGGCAAAGTGGTGTCTAACGTGGTTCATACCATGCGTAACATCGCCGATAGCTCACAAAAAATCTCTGATATTACCGCGGTTATCGACAGCATTGCTTTCCAAACCAATATTCTTGCACTGAACGCTGCCGTTGAAGCTGCGCGTGCAGGTGAACATGGTCGTGGATTTGCGGTGGTTGCCGATGAAGTTCGTAGCCTTGCTCAACGCAGTGCAGATGCAGCAAAAGAGATTAAAGGCTTGATTGAAGACTCTGTTTCTAGAACAGACGTCGGGGCTCGCCAAGCAGAAGATGCTGGTGAAACAATGACAAAAATTGTCGACTCAGTCACACGTGTTACTGACATCATGACGCACATCGCAACCGCGTCTGATGAACAGAGCAAAGGTATTGCTCAAGTGAGTATTGCCGTGGAAGAGATGGACAAAGTGACTCAGCAAAATGCCTCACTCGTTGAGCAATCCACTGTTGCTGCAAATGTACTGGAAGAGCAAGTCGCTAAGCTTTCTCAGTTGATCTCCATTTTCCGTTTACCGGCAATGGATCAAGCAAAAGTACGCAACGCACAACCTGCACCAAGAACAGTATCTAATATTGTTAAAACACCAGATTTATCTAAAATCGCATCGAAAAATCATAAAGATGACGATAACTGGGAAACCTTTTAA
- a CDS encoding methyl-accepting chemotaxis protein produces MLGKNIRISVSLYLLLILFCGMQLTSSGVSVGIVNSELKALERIDMGSKKRALLEETSKNLMQARNSLTQIALLMKVGDHVPLIEETRIVFDNYLVSANKSYNEFKTQPVLSEKENLAALEEKFNAFVVTLNALKGNLDNNDVAAYINLPAQQNQDELISVINNYLSVLNDESNASIADARFYNQFAWGSFFTVIIIIFGVIAVVHLWLKRKVISPLNSMSEHFMHVAEGKLNQNIEINFRDEIGDVFEKLKVMQQSLAKTVTSIRSNTDQMYTGIREIALGNNNLSSRTEQQAASLEETAASMEELTATVKQNADNARQASELAVTASRTATKGGEITEGVIDTMTAISNSSQKISAIISVIDGIAFQTNILALNAAVEAARAGEQGRGFSVVAGEVRALAQRSAEAAKEIKGLIDESVGRVNQGSQLVNEAGQTMNELVAAVNQVTELMGNIASASNEQSRGIEQVAIAVTQMDSVTQQNAALVEQSTSATAALEDQANNLVETVEFFELPEQSTRVRR; encoded by the coding sequence ATGTTAGGAAAGAATATCCGAATTTCAGTGAGTTTATACTTACTCCTGATTTTATTTTGTGGCATGCAGTTAACCTCAAGCGGCGTCTCTGTCGGTATCGTTAACAGCGAATTAAAAGCGCTAGAAAGAATCGATATGGGTTCTAAAAAACGCGCATTACTGGAAGAGACCAGTAAAAACTTAATGCAGGCGCGTAATAGCCTGACCCAAATTGCCTTACTGATGAAAGTGGGCGACCACGTCCCATTAATCGAAGAAACCCGTATTGTTTTCGATAACTACTTAGTTTCAGCTAACAAATCGTATAACGAATTCAAAACTCAGCCAGTGCTAAGCGAAAAAGAAAACTTAGCGGCATTGGAAGAGAAATTTAATGCCTTCGTCGTCACGTTAAATGCATTGAAAGGCAATCTTGATAACAACGATGTTGCGGCTTATATCAATCTGCCAGCACAACAAAACCAAGATGAATTAATCAGTGTTATTAATAACTACCTTTCTGTTTTAAACGACGAAAGCAACGCTTCTATTGCGGATGCAAGATTTTATAACCAATTTGCATGGGGCTCATTCTTCACCGTTATTATCATTATTTTCGGTGTGATTGCCGTTGTACACCTATGGTTAAAACGCAAGGTCATTTCACCATTAAACAGCATGAGTGAGCACTTTATGCACGTTGCGGAAGGGAAACTAAATCAGAATATTGAAATTAACTTCCGTGATGAAATCGGTGATGTATTCGAAAAATTAAAAGTCATGCAGCAGTCACTGGCAAAAACCGTCACCTCTATTCGTTCTAATACAGACCAAATGTATACGGGTATTCGTGAGATTGCTTTAGGGAATAATAATTTATCATCAAGAACAGAACAGCAGGCTGCCTCGTTAGAAGAGACTGCGGCGAGCATGGAAGAATTAACGGCGACGGTGAAACAAAACGCGGATAACGCCCGTCAAGCTAGCGAACTCGCTGTAACTGCATCGCGTACGGCGACCAAAGGCGGTGAAATCACGGAAGGAGTGATTGACACCATGACCGCAATTTCGAACAGCTCTCAGAAAATTAGCGCCATTATCAGTGTTATTGATGGCATCGCTTTCCAGACCAATATTCTTGCATTGAATGCAGCAGTAGAAGCGGCGCGTGCGGGTGAACAAGGTCGTGGATTCTCGGTAGTTGCAGGTGAAGTTCGCGCATTAGCGCAGCGAAGCGCTGAAGCGGCGAAAGAGATTAAAGGCTTGATTGACGAGTCGGTTGGACGCGTCAACCAAGGTTCTCAGTTGGTGAATGAAGCAGGTCAAACTATGAATGAATTGGTTGCCGCCGTTAATCAGGTGACCGAATTGATGGGCAACATTGCGTCTGCATCGAATGAACAGAGCCGAGGTATTGAGCAAGTCGCGATTGCGGTAACCCAAATGGATTCTGTTACACAACAAAACGCCGCATTAGTAGAGCAATCAACGAGTGCAACAGCGGCACTTGAAGACCAAGCCAATAATCTGGTCGAGACAGTGGAATTTTTCGAATTACCAGAACAATCCACCCGAGTTAGACGGTAA
- a CDS encoding CheR family methyltransferase — protein MLLVPQIEPLTDDEFGRVCRFIHKKSGIVLTMNKKNMVYNRLLKRLRDCNIDNFSDYLRMLEREPLNAEWQAFINALTTNLTAFFREPHHFATLTDFLKSRRNSNINIWCSASSTGEEPYSIAMTVSDVLGANAINAKVVASDIDTEVLEKAKQGIYRIEELKTLTALQRQRYFMKGVGEYEGFARVKPALSNMIEFRYLNLTEGDWQLQHRFDAIFCRNVMIYFDKEMQIKLLERFAPLLKPDGLLFIGHSENISQLTKQFVINGQTVYSLASARRGQ, from the coding sequence ATGCTATTAGTACCACAGATAGAACCTTTGACTGATGACGAGTTTGGTCGGGTTTGTCGATTTATTCATAAAAAGTCTGGAATAGTCCTTACGATGAATAAGAAAAATATGGTCTATAACCGCTTATTGAAGCGTTTACGTGACTGTAATATCGACAATTTTTCTGACTACTTACGAATGTTAGAACGTGAACCGTTGAATGCGGAATGGCAAGCATTTATCAATGCACTAACCACAAACTTAACGGCATTCTTTCGAGAGCCTCACCACTTTGCGACATTGACGGATTTTTTAAAAAGCCGTCGAAATAGCAATATCAATATTTGGTGTTCGGCCTCTTCGACAGGGGAAGAACCTTATTCTATCGCCATGACAGTGAGTGATGTTCTGGGAGCCAACGCCATCAATGCCAAGGTCGTTGCCAGCGATATTGACACGGAAGTATTAGAGAAAGCGAAGCAAGGGATCTATCGAATCGAAGAGCTCAAAACCCTGACAGCATTGCAGCGGCAGCGCTATTTCATGAAAGGGGTGGGTGAATACGAAGGGTTTGCTCGCGTAAAACCCGCACTTAGCAACATGATTGAGTTTCGTTACTTAAACCTGACGGAAGGCGATTGGCAATTACAACATCGCTTCGATGCGATTTTTTGTCGTAACGTCATGATTTATTTTGACAAGGAAATGCAGATAAAACTGCTAGAGCGCTTTGCGCCACTGCTCAAGCCGGATGGCTTATTGTTTATTGGTCACTCTGAAAATATTTCGCAACTGACAAAACAGTTCGTGATCAATGGGCAGACTGTCTACAGCTTAGCGTCGGCGAGGAGAGGACAATGA
- a CDS encoding protein-glutamate methylesterase/protein-glutamine glutaminase: MKKIKVLCVDDSALMRQLMREIINSHSDMEVVDTAPDPYVARDLIKQLEPDVITLDVEMPRMDGIDFLEKLMRLHPIPVVMVSTLTSKGSEVTLKALELGAVDFVTKPQIGIRETMMSYRDMIGEKIRAAAMSKMSQRNRFARTEKKAAEPTTLAKPLTPYVCNNRVIAVGASTGGTEAIRQFLEMLPRECPPVVITQHMPAGFTRSFAERLNKLCALTVKEAEHNEVLQKGCAYIAPGDSHMLIADKGKGYQVVLEQSEPVNRHRPSVDVLFDSVAKHVGRKCIGILLTGMGMDGAKGLLNLRQQGAFTYAQNESSCVVFGMPRAAIEMNAADEVLDLLKIAPSVLTKLSTVTV; the protein is encoded by the coding sequence ATGAAAAAAATAAAAGTATTGTGCGTCGATGACTCTGCACTAATGCGCCAATTGATGCGTGAAATTATCAACAGTCACTCTGATATGGAAGTGGTCGACACGGCGCCAGATCCGTATGTTGCTCGGGATTTGATTAAGCAACTGGAGCCAGATGTTATCACCCTCGATGTTGAAATGCCGAGAATGGATGGCATTGATTTTTTAGAAAAATTGATGCGGCTACATCCAATTCCGGTGGTCATGGTATCCACATTAACCTCTAAAGGTTCTGAAGTGACATTAAAGGCTTTAGAGCTGGGTGCCGTGGATTTTGTGACAAAACCACAGATTGGTATTCGCGAAACCATGATGAGTTATCGCGATATGATCGGTGAAAAAATTCGCGCAGCGGCGATGTCTAAAATGTCGCAGCGTAACCGTTTTGCTCGCACAGAGAAAAAAGCAGCTGAACCAACAACTCTTGCTAAACCGCTGACGCCATACGTGTGCAACAACCGCGTGATAGCAGTGGGCGCATCAACCGGTGGAACAGAAGCAATCCGTCAATTTTTAGAGATGCTGCCTAGAGAGTGCCCTCCTGTGGTGATCACTCAGCATATGCCTGCAGGCTTCACCCGCTCTTTTGCTGAACGCTTAAATAAACTGTGTGCACTCACAGTTAAAGAGGCAGAGCACAACGAAGTTTTACAAAAAGGCTGCGCGTATATTGCACCAGGTGATTCACATATGCTGATTGCCGATAAAGGCAAAGGCTACCAAGTGGTGTTGGAGCAGAGCGAGCCGGTTAACCGCCATCGTCCTTCCGTTGATGTGCTATTTGACTCAGTCGCTAAGCATGTCGGACGTAAATGTATTGGTATTTTGTTGACGGGGATGGGAATGGATGGTGCCAAAGGCCTACTCAACCTGCGTCAACAAGGGGCTTTCACTTACGCTCAAAACGAAAGCAGCTGCGTAGTATTTGGTATGCCGCGTGCCGCAATCGAAATGAATGCGGCAGATGAAGTGCTGGATCTACTGAAAATTGCCCCTAGCGTATTAACAAAACTTTCTACTGTCACCGTTTAG
- the cheY gene encoding chemotaxis response regulator CheY, whose protein sequence is MAAKDLSFLVVDDFSTMRRIVRNLLKELGFNKIEEAEDGVDALEKIRAGNIDFVVADWNMPNMDGLELLKTIRGDDALKHIPVLMVTAEAKKENIIAAAQAGASGYVVKPFTAAILEEKLNKVFEKMGLQ, encoded by the coding sequence ATGGCCGCTAAAGATCTGAGCTTTCTGGTTGTCGATGACTTTTCTACTATGCGTCGCATCGTCCGTAACTTATTAAAAGAACTTGGTTTTAACAAAATTGAAGAAGCGGAAGATGGCGTTGATGCCCTCGAGAAAATCCGTGCTGGGAATATTGATTTTGTGGTTGCAGACTGGAATATGCCAAACATGGATGGCTTAGAGTTACTTAAAACCATTCGTGGTGATGATGCACTAAAACATATCCCCGTCTTAATGGTGACCGCAGAAGCGAAGAAAGAAAACATCATTGCGGCAGCACAAGCCGGCGCAAGCGGCTATGTTGTGAAACCGTTTACCGCCGCTATCCTCGAAGAAAAATTAAATAAAGTATTTGAAAAAATGGGGCTGCAATAA
- a CDS encoding protein phosphatase CheZ, translated as MIEQVAMNGSRSGTGNEDLKHVITRIGTLMRTLRESMRELGLEKSVQQAVASIPDGKDRLRYIAQMTAQAAEKTLNGIDVIKPLQVEMNKNAIALQQQWEEAASGEVSEALRGSTQAFLGQVIQDSEVTKAELLEIMMAQDFQDLTGQVVKKMMEVVEEAEKQLLALLMENTPPEMRVKTQSESLLNGPQINKEGVNVMASQSQVDDLLDELGF; from the coding sequence ATGATTGAACAAGTAGCAATGAATGGCAGCCGTAGTGGCACTGGCAACGAAGATCTAAAACACGTCATTACACGCATTGGAACTCTGATGAGAACCTTACGTGAAAGTATGCGTGAGTTGGGTCTTGAGAAAAGTGTTCAGCAGGCAGTAGCAAGTATTCCAGACGGTAAAGATCGCCTGCGTTATATTGCCCAAATGACAGCCCAAGCGGCAGAAAAAACACTCAACGGCATTGATGTTATCAAGCCGCTGCAAGTGGAAATGAACAAAAATGCGATTGCGTTGCAGCAACAGTGGGAAGAGGCGGCATCCGGTGAAGTCTCCGAAGCGTTACGCGGCTCCACTCAAGCATTTTTGGGACAAGTTATCCAAGATAGCGAAGTGACTAAAGCTGAATTACTAGAAATCATGATGGCGCAAGACTTCCAAGACTTAACGGGTCAAGTCGTCAAAAAAATGATGGAAGTGGTTGAAGAAGCAGAGAAACAGCTATTAGCGTTGCTGATGGAAAATACGCCACCAGAAATGCGAGTGAAGACTCAAAGTGAAAGCTTGCTCAATGGTCCTCAGATTAATAAAGAAGGTGTGAATGTGATGGCATCACAGTCACAGGTAGATGATCTGTTAGATGAGTTAGGTTTCTAA
- a CDS encoding CcdB family protein — MQYCVYQAKKELTNYPYLLDVQSDIIDDLTTRLIIPLFDTRHLQAALPLRLNPIIDIEEQPFVLMTHLMSAISKSMLGKEIICIEYQRDKIKSAIDLLVDGF; from the coding sequence ATGCAATATTGTGTCTATCAAGCTAAAAAAGAGCTAACCAACTATCCTTATCTTTTGGATGTACAAAGTGACATTATTGATGACCTAACAACACGCCTTATCATTCCTTTATTTGATACACGTCATCTGCAAGCTGCCCTGCCGCTTCGACTTAACCCAATTATTGATATTGAAGAGCAACCCTTTGTACTTATGACTCATTTGATGTCTGCCATCTCTAAATCCATGCTAGGAAAAGAGATTATTTGCATTGAGTACCAAAGAGATAAAATCAAAAGTGCGATAGACCTACTGGTCGATGGGTTTTGA
- a CDS encoding type II toxin-antitoxin system CcdA family antitoxin translates to MTVANKMKKTVSVTVSPELYEQARKANLNFSLVLSNALLAELKKLETLKWKADNQDGFQELNRISEEYGIFSEEYKQL, encoded by the coding sequence ATGACGGTAGCCAATAAAATGAAAAAGACGGTGAGTGTGACAGTCTCCCCTGAACTTTATGAACAAGCGAGAAAAGCCAATTTGAATTTCTCCCTCGTGTTATCCAATGCTTTACTGGCTGAACTCAAAAAACTTGAGACGTTAAAATGGAAAGCGGATAACCAAGATGGTTTTCAGGAACTCAATAGGATCAGTGAAGAATATGGAATTTTTTCAGAGGAATATAAGCAGCTTTAA